In a single window of the Campylobacter iguaniorum genome:
- a CDS encoding DUF362 domain-containing protein — MAVKITDICISCGSCIDECPVEAIVDDSDNPTGEDTYYVYADKCVECVGHNDSPACADACPTDGCIVWSDVVSGQPSRSDIGADLRSSGTPVVA, encoded by the coding sequence ATGGCAGTAAAAATTACTGATATTTGTATAAGTTGTGGTTCATGTATAGATGAATGCCCTGTTGAAGCTATAGTTGATGATAGCGATAACCCAACTGGCGAAGATACTTATTATGTATATGCAGACAAATGTGTTGAGTGTGTAGGTCATAATGATAGCCCAGCTTGCGCTGATGCCTGTCCGACTGATGGCTGTATCGTATGGAGTGATGTTGTTTCTGGGCAACCAAGCAGAAGCGATATCGGTGCTGATTTAAGAAGCTCTGGCACTCCAGTTGTAGCATAA
- the ndk gene encoding nucleoside-diphosphate kinase gives MEQTLSIIKPDAVKKGVIGKIIDRFESNGLRIAAAKKLQLSTEDAKKFYEVHAARPFYGELVEFMTSGPVVVMVLEGENAVMKNRELMGATNPKEAAPGTIRADFAESIDANAVHGSDCLENAAIEIAFFFAKREIC, from the coding sequence ATGGAGCAAACATTATCTATAATCAAACCTGATGCCGTTAAAAAGGGCGTTATTGGTAAAATCATTGATAGATTTGAGAGCAACGGTTTAAGAATCGCAGCAGCAAAAAAATTACAACTAAGCACTGAAGATGCTAAGAAATTTTATGAAGTTCATGCAGCTAGACCATTTTATGGCGAGCTAGTTGAGTTTATGACAAGCGGTCCAGTTGTTGTTATGGTATTAGAAGGCGAAAACGCGGTTATGAAAAATCGTGAGCTTATGGGCGCTACAAATCCTAAAGAAGCTGCTCCTGGTACAATCAGAGCAGATTTTGCTGAGAGTATAGATGCAAATGCGGTTCACGGAAGTGACTGTTTAGAAAATGCAGCTATAGAAATCGCATTTTTCTTTGCAAAAAGAGAAATTTGCTAA
- the rpmF gene encoding 50S ribosomal protein L32: MAVPKRRVSHTRAAKRRTHYKVTLPMPVKDKDGSWKMPHRINKTTGEY, translated from the coding sequence ATGGCAGTACCTAAACGTAGAGTGAGTCATACAAGAGCAGCAAAACGCAGAACTCACTATAAAGTAACTCTTCCTATGCCTGTAAAAGACAAAGATGGCAGCTGGAAAATGCCTCACCGTATCAATAAAACAACTGGCGAATATTAA